The sequence CACTAAATGAACCTTTTCTTCCTGCGTTTAGCAGTCCTCTCATCTGCTGCCTTTTGGTTTTCCTTCAGCTTCTCCTGATATTCCACGTCCAACTTTTGCTGCAAATGTTAAGGGGAGGAAAATACAAGCAATTACGAATGAATTTATGTCTTTTCTGAAAccgttttttaaaatattttctatatcttcttaaatatttattctgtattGGTATGTCATTTATCTTTTAATAATACTGCTAAACTACAGACAGCATcctatatttttgcattagctgcagtgacagtgacagtgagtaGGACTTGCTAAATATTCTCACATACAGCCAGAATGGCATTTAGGATATCGTGCTAACCTTACCTTTTCAGTCATTCGGTCGAGAAAATCCTGTCTCTGGTACTCTCGACGGCGTAGGTGCCTGTACACATGAAACTCTCCACTGCCAGCCCCGGCGCTGGATCCTGCAGATGACCACACAGCCTTGGTTACACTGGGACTGTCTCCTTTCAACAAATACACTACTACTACAAGTGTAACAGTTGTTAGCTAGTTAGGGTACTGAACTTGATCGCTGAGCATAGTCGAGTCAAATGTGGGGCATCCCTGCAGTAACGTTACCATAGAGCAAGGTAGGTAAGTTAGCTATTAACCCTTTATAGCAAACTCGGTAACTACTGTACAGCAAAACCCAAAACTTGATATTGTGAAAGGCTCCAGAGATTCTTTAACCACGGTTATACTGTACCCATTACATCCCGCACAAACTCCGGTGGCGCACGGGGGTTCCATTCTTTCGGTCGGTCGGGAATGGGCGCAAGTTTGTCCTGGATATTAATGTTACAGTAAGTTAGGTAATGTTAACAAGCTAGATCGCTGATTATTGGTGCATTTACTAAAACTAGTTAGCTAAATTATACAAAATTAAGCAGGCCTTACTGGCTAGTTGATAGTAATTCCATAAACTTAAAAAGGTACGCTACAAAATGTTAGCTACTAATCGTGACACCGGGTAGCTAGCTATCCTATTTGGCTTACTAAGTTACACGTTTGCGAATGGCAAATAAAACATCCTTGTAGACTAATACTATCACAAACTTACGGGGTTTCGCATCAACCTCTCCAACTTTAACCTCTGCTCCTCAGCTGGGGTTTTGGCTATTATCAAAGGCTGCGATTCCTTCCCCCCAGGTTTCCCCGGCCGACCATCTTTCTCCTTAGAAGCCGCCATTTTCAAATTCGCAAGCAAAACATCGCCAGGGCTAATAATCCTGCTTCTGGCTCTGTGCGACTGCCACGGATAGGTGTGGCGTACTTACTGCAATTGTGAACGCTACGGAAGTGTGTACGAGAGATATTTTCAATAATGCCAAAAACCTGCATATTGCATACCTGCATATACACTTTATTTGTGACTCTCCTACTTCACCCTTCTGGAAAGACAGCTGTATCTTCAGAACCCCGCCGGTGACGGTAGAAAATATTTTATCGAATATGTattcacagaggaaaaatgtagttttattttttttaacttgcaaTTTTGTATGAGGACCGGTGGCGTTGAGTGcaaatgtgcaaacattttttcctgccaaaaatatttaaacaacagTTATTGCAAATAGTCCACACGTTTacttaatgtgaaataaaatctaaatttgTGTTGAGCATTTGtaaatacagtttaaatatgATTCCCCCAAATATAggcaaatatttacaaacaggAGCAAAGCCAAAAGATAAAATCAGCTGATACTTAGTGCAAATAACCCCTTGACCTATTACGTTTTCATGTTGTAATTCTATTTCATATTGCAGGGGAAATGCATGTATATCTGATCCTAAGTCTGAATTGTATCCCACATTCTGCACAGTAGGCACATCTTATCAATTTCCTTGTTTTATATTCCCCTATATGCACAGaccaggaaaaaacacattccaaTGAGCAGGCACTCACACAGATATAAACAGACGTCCCATCACTTCTCATGTGCACGCAATCATACACATATgggcacatacatacacatgcagtcaTAGCCCCACAGGCAGACATcatacacagggaaaaaaatgtttatgtgtgcgtgggggcaaatgtgtgtgtgcgtgtgtgtctgtgtactcAGAATTCATGACATATTCCCCCtaaggtgtgtgtctgtgtgtgcatgcatccaagcgtgtgtgtgtgtgtgtgtgtgtagggagggGGAAAACGTGTATGAACATTTGTTCaatgtgtgtctatatgtgtgcaGTTGGAAggggggcaggtgtgtgtgtgtatgtctgtgtggaCATATATGTGGTAATGGTTGTGGGGGAGGGCAAGGATTTGTGTGTGCAAATGGCTAAGGGGAGTCTGGAAGGAATGGGCTTGGTTTCTCCACAGGATCCTGTCTAAGCCAGTTGGATATTACTGCAGGCTGCCTTCATTAATGCAGCTACACGTCTTAATGGGCCCTGGCAGCTTTCACAACAGTTCTCTGGCTGGAACGAATGCTGCCAGTGACCTTCTGCACTGTTCacaggaacccccccccccccccccccccccccccccccccccccttcctcctggGGTGCTTCTTCAGAGGGCGCAGGgctcatttgtcattttctgtctgtatgatttgatttcattgtaTCCTGTGTAAATGAGCTGCAGCGCACCACAATAGTTAATACATTGCTCAAATCACTCAGCATGCTAAAGCAAACCCTAGACCCAATAATGTTCACAATGCCCCAGCACTCCACCCCAATGTGTCAGACGGGGTCTAACGGTAAAGTAAGCAGGAGGCTCACATCTCCCAGAAGGCCACGGCTAATGCTCCTTTAATGGTGGTACAGTGGTTTATGTTAATTTGATAGGGCCCTGTAGGATTAGCATTGATTGTCCCTCCCCTCCGCAGATTCAGCTCAATCTCGTTCACACCTCCTCTGAATCAGATGCTGGTGAAAAGATCAAAGTCAGATGAGTGTCTAGACAGTTACATTTCCCTTCTTCACATGTTGACTTTCGGCTGACCTTGCCACCAGACCAGATCATAAGAGATTAGTGCCCTTCCCCTGAAAATCCCTACACTAAATTTCATCACTGTAATAAACTTCCTGGGATATTTTCCCCCACCCTATTTGAGATGCGCTAGCGGGGAATGGGGGACTCATATGAATATTTTAGGAGAGATTAAAGCGCCAAACCGAGGGCTGCTTTCTGTCCTCCACAAAAAGGAATGGCAAACCAGGACTCCTCTGGTTTAAGAGATCAAATATACCCCTGAACTATTAAATATGTCAGATAATATTTCAGAGCTCAGCAGTGCAGGATTAGAGCTGCGAGATAAGCCTGGCTTCAAGGAGGTTGAAGGCCATCACAATCAATCAGCTCGGCCATTTTATATCTTCGACTGGGTCTTCATCATAAGCAGGGAAAGAATACCAGAGGTTTATAAGGTCATTCCAATGTGAGTTGGTGGAGGCAGATCAAGGGAGCGTTATTTCATTGCATTCGAATGTCACGCCTGAGatcacaggaggaaaaaaatcaagccgTACATGATGTACGAGGATGTTTTTTTGATGTATGCCACTGATGCTGCTGTCAAATAGTGAGAAGCACCAAAATGTCACATGGATTATTCTCTGTCTGATTGCTTGATTTACCATTCTAAACGTGAGAAATCTGAATCtgaccagattttttttttggtatagCTATCATTTCTCTGTTTTAGCTTACATGAGTAGCTTTCAGTCATCAAATAACTGCATGGTCTGGAGACAACGAGCTTAAAGGCTCTTAATGAGTTGCTGACAGAAGAGAGAATTGCTCAGTTTGAGCCACCAGTGACAATAGCAGCTGTTGACATTGACGTAACTGAAGTCTAATTCGGGGGACCCGACAAATGCTATGATGTGTCTGTCCCCTTCCCTGAGCTCCCCCTGTCCCGTGACTGTCCTCACTCACGGTGGTAATTGGGGTGATAAGCTGGACCAGGGCAGAAGAACCAGCCTACCCCAACGGAGACTGAGTAAGggcaagaggaaaaaaaagaatatattaaTGATTTAAGTGTGTCGTCACGGTTTGCGCACTATGCTTAAgttttttattcacttttaaaTGACGACGTGATGCAATTTGTTGTAAAGACAATGCAATTTATTGCACATCACACAGTGGGAGAAAAGCATGTACCGGCCAGAAGGGTGTGAtggcattcaaaaaaaaaaaaattcttttgcCCTGACTTGTGCTAATTGTAGCTTCTCACGATGATAAGGCACATCATTTTATTATAGCGCACGGCGGGGTCACTCGCAGGTCAGTATCCAGGCAGCCATACAAATTGACATTTCCCCAAAGACATTACTTGACATTGTTCTGCGAGGCCTAGCCGGGAGATCCTTTTCTCTTACCATGCACCTTTATCTGTCACATCCATTTATTTCGCGATACCACTGTGATACCCTGCAAGTAGAGAGGCAAAATAATTTGAGTGGAATATAATTTGCTCTGTTACAGCTGAAGTGGTGCGGATGTAGTTTAACGGATGTTGGTTTCATAAAGGTTCATGTCATATTATCCACAATATACGCATTCTGGTATTATGCCATGTGgcagttttttccccagctAAGAAAATTTAAGCTTTAGCCCTTATAGCTTTGTACATAGACCATATTGCAGCAGTTATAATTAGTTAATGTTTTTGGCAATTATCAACAAAGctaaaaaaaggtgttttttttgtctgtgttcagaTCTGCCAGGCAATTTCAGAGGGTTTCACCTCATACACACTCATCCATACcacacaaactgcaaaaaaacatatttttttggtTGAGTGGGTTTTAATTACTTGGAGCTAACAGAAAATAAACCCTAACCAAACACGGAAGCATGTCATCTACTTGCATGTGGCATGGaaagattttttgtttatttttatttgtgtatttaagtGCTGAGAGAAAACTGCTTGGTGTTGGTAATGGGAGATGCAACCAcagcagagatggagacagacaaTCTATACGAGTCAAGCAGCTTATTGATCTAACACTGTTGGACATGCAGCAACGCTGTTTGAGGAATGTACACAAATACAAGACACTAGATCAGTAAACAATATCCTTCTGACGCATTCCCCCCGGCAGCATTTGGATGGCTCGGCATTCAATCCTGCAAGAAATCATCGACCGGTTAAAAGACTTTGTGAGGTGCTTTTGTTTGAATAGCGCCTTCAGTCACAGCCTAGCATGCCTTGACAGGGGCCTCCACGGGAAGCACAGATTTCTAGTTATCAAGTTCAGGTTCTCCTTGGTGCCAGCTGCGTCTGAGAGCTGTCAGCTTTGCCTTTTCAGTGGCCCTGAAAGCCTGCGTCATGACGCTGTCGCCTGGAGGGGTTGCGTTTGGGCTGAGGGTGGCTGGGAACAGCCTGGGAACCCGTCAGCGCACCGGCGGTTCCCCTCCCTACCAGCCTCTATCGCCGGGGCGGCTCCGCGTTTCGGCGGAGATCTACTACGGGCCACGGTGCCAGCGCACTGCTGATCTCACAGTCGAGGAAGATTAATTTCGGGGGTCTGAAATTAAGCACCAGACGGGCCGAACAGCAAGGGCTCTCCATAATTGTGTCATTAGGAGTGATTATCCTTCCAACCCTTGCCCACTGTTTCCTCCTTTTAGATAACAAAGCATTCTGAAATGACCACTGAGGATTGAGAATTCTAATGTGATAAGCTCCCAAACCCACAGACAGATCGGCACACAGATCCCCTTCGATGAATAGAGGAAACAAGATAAGACAGCCCAAGTTATGACACCGAAGAGCTGATGACGGGCCAGGTTATGACACCTAACAACAGAGGACGGGCCAGGTTATGACACCTAACACCAGAGGACAGGCCAGGTTATGACACCTAACACCAGAGGACAGTATGAAGAGCAAGAAATGGGCCAGGTTATGACACTGAAGAGCAGGAAATGGGCCAGGTTATGACACTGAAGAGCAGATACCTGCAACATCCAGGGCTTCCTCACACCCCCAGGCAGAGGTAGGCATTCTCAACAGGAGTTCATTAATTACTGTGGATTACACTTTTTtatccatctgtctctctccgtctACTCCTCTGTGTATCTCTGCacattctccctccctcctgcccatGCAGAAAAGACAGCCTCCAGCAAGTACAAAACAGCCCTTAACGAACTGATTCAAAGGACTTGacttatttcacatttttagctGGCCTCAACCAGATGCTAGTGTTTTTCATagaaataaatcacaaaagTATGTATTTCAGCAGTgagcagaaatgtaaaaaaaaaaaaaaaagagtctaaaCATTTTGGTCCTGGAGTTAAAACAGCATCCCATTTCTCATTTGTCAGGCACAAAGCAGTCTGAAAGCCAACTGAAGCTGTAGACACAAATAAGCTTcctataaaaaagaaaatcattcaCACACGATTTTTAAAAGGCTCTCACATACAtaggaacacacacagagtttaGTACTGGTCTAGGTTTATTTGTGATGGTGATCAGCTTAAGCTGGGGAATATACTGATCCTCGAAAAACTCATTCCTACTCGGGACATGTTCCAAAGCCAACAACAGTAACATGTTCCGAATCTACAGACTCAgctataatattaataatgaaagtCCAACTGATAACAATATATTTGTGAAGTCTGAACAAACAGAATTGTTTTCAGTGTATGTctaccagctgtataaataataaatattgaatCAGCTGCACTCCATACACGTAATAAAAAATCTGTGAGAGAAGTTTGATTGCCAAAGCACTCGCATGCTCTTTGTTCTTTGCAAACGTCTCACTAcgatgtgttttgtgtttgggcGTTCGTGAGCATGGCTCAGAAACAGCAGCGTGGAGGTGTGTAAACATGACGTTTGGCAGTCTtatgctgcagctgcagcgaaCGCACGATGAAGTACAAAACTCAGAACTCGTTTTTGGGTTGACGATAAACACCATGATTTGGACTTTATTAATTCATCgacaccaaaacaaaacaaatgagccATTTCAGAAACCCAGCCGCTCTCACGTACGCGGAGAGAGAGCGGCTCCTCCCAGCCCGCGAGGTctccagcagcacctgcagcgCAGAGCGGGGCCTGGTACAGCCTCGCTGCACCCGCCAATCCATTACGCCCCGACAGCGTGACATTCCAGGAGAATAAAACGTCCACAAGAGTTATGTTCCGTGTCCCTCCTGCCTCACTGGCACGGCTGTAGCTACATTTGCGCGGTACTTTATGGCTTCTGATCAACTCCCTTTTGAGCATGTTAATATGTCTTATGGGCGGCTGGCTGTTTTTCTGATCGAAATGAGAAGGCCTCGAGCAGTCTCTGCGTCCGTGGGAACTCGGTAACGTGCACCGTTCCCGGAGGGCCCCGCGGCGGCATTATCGAAACGGAGGCTCCGGCTGCTGCTGGTTGGGCCTGTAGAGCTGCTGTAACCGCACCGGCCTGGCGGGCCAGCCGGGGAGCTGTCCGATCACTCTGAGGCCCACCGGCTGGCCGGGGCAGGAGTGCGGAGCGCCGGAACCCAGGGCGTGCGGCTGGCCCGGCTGGTTGTCCAGGGGAGGTAGGCTCGAGGCGTGGGCCAGGGCGGAGGCGGAGGAGAGCGGGCAGTGAGGCAGAATGATGGCGGGCGTGAGGCCGTAGCGGAGCTGAAACATGCGGGGCGGGCCCTGGGCCACGAAGCCGTTGGGCCGCGGCTCCTGCTTCTCcgccttcctctcctcctcggcCTCCTTGTGCTTCCTGAGGCTGCGCTCGGATCGGTTGAACTCCTGCATTTTTTCAGCCTGAGCGCGGCGGATGTGGTAGACCTTCCTGGAGCTCTGGAAGGAATCCAGGAACGCCTCCAGGGGAACCTGGCCCTCCATGAACCTCTCCAGGAGATCCTGCAAACCCGGACGACAAATAAACAGGTATCAGGGGGCGGGAAGCCAAACGCAGCAAACAAGTCTGTGAGAACTCCAAGACGTCTCCTTCAGTTTCACATGCACAGTTCATTTCTGCACTGACCTGATCTCCATGTCACTTCAATCACCCCGTAAATGTGTTAAGATGAAATTACTAAGGCTTATTTTATAGAGGGCACACCGTTTCTCTTAAAAGTTACTGACCACACGGGAACAAATAGAGAAACAGGAACTCGATACGGCGGATCATTAACTTTGCAAGAACACAGACGGCGTATGTCAGATGAAAGGACGCGATTGCTGACTTTGATTTCCAGCAGGAAATACCAAGTGCGCTACGCAGCCCTGCTGTGCTGAGCAAACAGTAGGCGCAAAGCCCCGATGAAATATACATGGCTCTGTGGTTTCCAGTCAAATCCGATGAACCCGATCTGTCTGGATGCGTCCCGGGTCAGGGGGGAGCAGGTGGTTGCCCCTGGTCTGCCCCGCTATGGGGGAGTGAATAATTAATGACGGTCGTGTCTTTAGCACTCCGAACGCATCTACGCCGCATGAGCGGACCCGGAGCAGTGGGGTAGCTGTAAATTAAGAGCGCCAGACAAAGGCCACCTGTCTTCATGCTTACTCGCAACGGGGCTCGGCCGCCGCCCTCTATCTCACACCGAAGCGGCCCAGGAGATCGGCGTCCCCACGGCCCCAACATGGCGTCATGAATTTTACAGCTCGCAGCTGCAGCAAATGCAATATTATCATATATTACCTCTGGCACTCTCGTTGCAATGTGGCGGTTTAAATGGGGAGGCAATAAAGATATTAATGCGGAGCAATAAGTAAAAGCACTCAAGAGAGTGTGCGCGGGCGGAATTAAGGGTTCGATTATAACGGCCTGTCCTTTGGTGTAACTGGCCCGGTTCATCCATCtaataaacaaatgcattgcACCGCCATTTTCCGAAGGACTGGCGTCGTTTCACTGCTTGGTGACAGCCAGCACTGAGCTGCAGCACAGCTATTGCGAGGATAGCGCTGATCAATCAGGCCTCCTCAGCCTAATGACTTAAAGCCACGAGTCCACCCATCAGGGCTGTGTGCGAGGTGGAGGGAAAGTTGCTAACAAGCCCGACAACCTTACACAAATAAATCTGCCGAATCCAGAAGTAGGGGGGAGGTAACAAGCACACTCTGATTTTAATTCCCGAAACGTTCTCACTCTACCCCGTTAAACATCAAGCTCGTTTTGCAAGAGGGGTCACCTAATGAATGTTTGTGAGCActgtgacacaaacaaacaacaacaacaacaaaacctgACCCAATTGATTAAGCTTGCGTTAGATGCAATGTGCTGTCAGGTGTCGTATAACAACACCGAACACTGCATTACAGCATGTTCCAGTCATCCGTGGGTGCTCCCGGGACATTTTTAAGCAAACACTCCGGAAAGCTGATAGCGCACGTTGGTGAGTGTTAAGACATgagagctgagaggagagagctAAACACAAATGAGGCTGTAATGCATGTACTTATGCTTTAAGTGCTCTGtcttttacatttaacattctAGGCGTTGCCCTGAAAggatctctctctttctctctcacacacacacatacacacgcacgcacgcacgcacacacacatcttagAGGCAACATTACGTTTAAATGTATAGAAATTCTAACTGTGCACATGGTCAATTCAATAAATTCTGAGCAGTTCAATGGGCGTTATTAATTAAaagtgagtgtgggtgtgtgagtggatggAGTGGGAGTGGAGCTTGCACTTGGATAGTGATTACTCTTTTTGCTGCCAAATGACTTCAGCCCCATTAcctctcatttctcattttaacgCATGGGCTGTCCATTGATTTAACTATTGATTGAATTTCAGCCCATCCATCGCTGATCTCGGTATTTCTCTTTGATAATCAATAAAACTATTATGCAAATATATTGCACACTAAATTCAATCTTGGTCTCGGTAATACAGGATATTTGTTTTTTGCCATATGCTCCTTTCCAATTAAGAAAATGAGATTCCTTTTCACTTTAAAGAAGCCACCAGCCCGTGACACTGCATGCAGTCTTCAGGGCTTCACTGGTTTACATATCAAAGTGTGGGATTCTCAAGTGGATTCCAACTACAACATAATGTGTTCGGTTTTGTAATCAAGTATTACAGTACTGCAGTGGCTGCTGAGAGGCAAGAGCCACTGACAATAGAGCAATATAATTACATTCTGTAGCTACTGCAAGTCTTCCAAGTAACATCAAAGAGCAAGTGAGGCAAGGAGCAAGCTGTGGATTTACCTCGGATTCCTCCTCAGCGCGGGCAACCTCTTCCTGGAGGAGGTTCTGGGCCGTCTGGGGGCTATGCTTCTCTGTGTAGgcctctgtgaaaacacagcaatATCAGATGGGATCATCAGGctatacagaaacacactcaaCACCACAACATTACTTGAAGGGAAGGGTACACATTCAGTGCAACTGCCATGTGAAGTTTTCCCATTCTTACACAgactgtttcttttattttaataactgcTGAACTAGTTACATTGAGCAGAAATCTTAAATTTGGCAGACTTAAATTTAGCACTCAGAGTGATTTCTGTTGGATGCTGTGATGACATGTGACATTCATGTGTGGCCGAGGTGCAGCTGTGAAGGACAAGCTAGAGCAGAACAGCGGAAACATGGGTTGAGTTAACAGCTGGGAAGTGATGTCATACTTGACATTCTTGGGGTCACGAGGGGGGGCCAGCATTAAGGGATAGGGGAAACAGCCCAGATCCTGGGAACAATGTCTCAAGGCATTCCTCTCAGCTAGCACATCCTCGTTGCCTCTGTGATCACAGAAAAGCCTCTCCGTGAACCAGAAAGGGTTCCGCGACACACTGGCTCCGTGCACTCCCTTATAGTGTCGTTGCCGGCCCCGAGGGCAGGGCAGGAAGCAATCACTTTCCATTAGCTCTACCCAGCTGTGAAAAACGGGCCCTGTCCCTCGAAGAGCGGCTCCGTGGTCGCCATGGAAACGCTGCCGCCGTGCGCACGGGAACGGCTGTGACCGCCGGGCAGCGCGGCCATTAAAAGCCTGCGCTCGGGAGCGCTCGGAGCAGCAGAAGGTCAGCGTGGTGACGCGGCCTCTGCCTCGGCGAGGACAGCCCGGGCTCTCAGACTCACATCAACACAGCCAGAGCGGGAGGCACGCCAGGGCATGCCCCACAGAGGCACGCATCAGTTGCCAGCAGCACACTCCTAATTGGCCCTGTGCTTTACTGCCGTTTCGTTTAGTTTTATTTAGCTTAGTTCTCTTAGGGCCAATCTCACAACTGTATGACTTCTGCATGTGCCAGCAGTGTGTGCCCACTGACTGACTCATGGTACATCAcactaaaacaaatgtaaatgtaaatatttttccatcAATGCTACTATTTTTTAGTCATATTCAATTAATTTACTCCTGGAGCAGGAGTTATTCTGAAAATACAGCCTCAGACACTGATCATACCTGACTGTTGGCAGCACACTATTGTTGCCTTCACCAACCCGAGCCACGTGGACACCAGGACATGAATAATCCAGCCCCGCTTTTAGTTCTGGTTTTGCAGATCgctttgtgcgtgcgtgtaccTCCGGATCCCTGGAGCTCCCGCGGACCGCAGCGAGAAGGCCGTGCCACGCGACTGAACCCGCTCCCGAGATGATGGAGGCATAACGTGGGGCGACAGAcagccaaacaaacactttggAAAACAGCTGCGAGTGACCTACATTTGGGGGAAGAAATAATGCAGCCCGCCTGGAGGCGAGAGCGCCACGAGCAGGCCTCTATGtttgtgagggggggggggggggcggcaggggCATCTGGGAAATGAGAGGTCACCCCTGACACATCTGCGGACACCGCTGCTGTCCCACCGCTGTCACTAAGCGCAACTGCTTCATTTCCTGAGATCGGGTGGGCGTTTCTGAAACCTGGGCCTCTGCAGAGACTGAGGGGCTGAGGTAAACCACAGCAAAGAAACAACACCAGATAACACACCCAACACACCGGCTAATGCAGCTTGGCAAGGTAtggctgaggaaaaaaaaaacacacacacacacacacacactctgagctTCCAGTCCGATCAAGCCTCTTGAATCAATTTACATTTTGGCCAGTGGCATTTTCACAGACGAAGACGGGTGGTAGATTTACGAGCCGAACAATAGCGGGAGAACATTTACAGAATTTCGATTAGCTTTGCAGTCCCTTGCAGGCGAAACGCAACTCGCAGGGAGCTCTGCAGAGCCCCCTTGCTACAACTGCAGCCATTATGCGTTAGAAAGTCCTCTGCCGGTGTCAAGTGAGGATGACAGCAAGTGCCAGTTTGCATTCCGACAGCAGACGCTGGTGATAAACTACTGCCGACACCACCTCCTGCTGAGGCAGTGGCTGAGACACCGTTTTATTGTTTGAGCGCTCAAACGGGGAGATAAGAAGGTACGAGGCCAGCACCCGCCCATTGTGAGCACGTACAGAAGCATCTCAAATTGAAGCATTTAATCTATGATGACGACTCCTCTGTGGGGAGAATACGGTTTTAATTACTATGATTAGTGAATTCAATACCGCTAACACACGTGAGTGTGCACCATCACAGAGCTGTAGACAATGCAGCTACTTATACAGCATTCAGCTCAAAGCTGCAAGCGAGTACGCAGCCTCAGACACCAGTATGCCCAATGGTAAGCCTGTGGAACAGTTACAGCTGATACGTATTTTCAAGTGAGACCCAAGATGAGTTAGGAAATAGCTTGTATGACCTATGAGTTAGTATGTTGGCCTTATTGCAGGGGGGTGATTGTGTGGGTCCCTCA comes from Megalops cyprinoides isolate fMegCyp1 chromosome 3, fMegCyp1.pri, whole genome shotgun sequence and encodes:
- the prkrip1 gene encoding PRKR-interacting protein 1 homolog produces the protein MAASKEKDGRPGKPGGKESQPLIIAKTPAEEQRLKLERLMRNPDKLAPIPDRPKEWNPRAPPEFVRDVMGSSAGAGSGEFHVYRHLRRREYQRQDFLDRMTEKQKLDVEYQEKLKENQKAADERTAKRRKKREKLKQKKMMAKKAKEEKKTDEASDEATSSSDDEQQQEQEAEDDAEVPSFVMGKR
- the vps37d gene encoding vacuolar protein sorting-associated protein 37D isoform X2, which translates into the protein MSHNRDPNSNPDGFRVFNTSELRDLLQDEEKMDQIVRLSEKELQVDRETLLTTNRSLAEESLSRRPRLQNGKLQLAEKYQELERLSAACQEKQRQLEAYTEKHSPQTAQNLLQEEVARAEEESEDLLERFMEGQVPLEAFLDSFQSSRKVYHIRRAQAEKMQEFNRSERSLRKHKEAEEERKAEKQEPRPNGFVAQGPPRMFQLRYGLTPAIILPHCPLSSASALAHASSLPPLDNQPGQPHALGSGAPHSCPGQPVGLRVIGQLPGWPARPVRLQQLYRPNQQQPEPPFR
- the vps37d gene encoding vacuolar protein sorting-associated protein 37D isoform X1, whose protein sequence is MSHNRDPNSNPDGFRVFNTSELRDLLQDEEKMDQIVRLSEKFQELQVDRETLLTTNRSLAEESLSRRPRLQNGKLQLAEKYQELERLSAACQEKQRQLEAYTEKHSPQTAQNLLQEEVARAEEESEDLLERFMEGQVPLEAFLDSFQSSRKVYHIRRAQAEKMQEFNRSERSLRKHKEAEEERKAEKQEPRPNGFVAQGPPRMFQLRYGLTPAIILPHCPLSSASALAHASSLPPLDNQPGQPHALGSGAPHSCPGQPVGLRVIGQLPGWPARPVRLQQLYRPNQQQPEPPFR